A single region of the Streptomyces sp. ITFR-16 genome encodes:
- a CDS encoding AAA family ATPase, which yields MVLFRRAEEVSLLEKLIEGCGEGNSGLILVEGAVGCGKSEFLETVAVNAEKRGALVLRGMGTADERRHPLGVLRQLTADAPAGALPALPSSPAEAGRVGAMREFASAVRELSTTAPVVICVDDLHHVDELSGRYLLHLTRGTRQAKVLLVVTESVHEHGDDPLLRTELLRLPHFVRLRLERFTHEAVRAMLPERPEGETARLHRASGGNPLLLRALLQDPAARPGEAYAQAVRACLHRCGPATGELTGAIAVLDSLATASFTARLSGATETAAARALTALAAAGLLTAGPGGGFCHPAARDAVLEGMEPDARRALHREAALLARAHGAPDTTVAAQLLAAHHTDEDWALPVLRSAADQHAADGALDEATALLRFAREGCPDETCRAEVSVRLSVVTGRTDPAAAERRLAEPLAALAAGRLEPRALGPLARALAAQGRIDESTEVLERLAAGEGRHPGAERRHGDIPGDDPLDGLSAFPQWGATGRRCAPVEPGGHPVGRAVRGAVHPAALWALPAEAEEGAAAQAAELFLRGATLAEGMVEPTVQALRTLLYLDGAERALPWCEAFADQAAARRATGWQTAFAGLLAEARLRLGDLTGAVATAESALCAAPARGGVQLCAVTATLVRAYTAMGRPEAAAAVLSRPVPAQLTGSIHGLAYLRARGHYALATSRFHAALGDFLDIGRHMKRWGLDRPRVLPWRADAAEALFRLGETHQADRFLADQLTTRDANDPWVRGMSLRLRASLREPKERQAMLTKAVDDLHRSGDQYELARAMGDFGQVLRVLGEPARAAMVNRRAWHVAKECGADALCVTILPGHTGEAPEAAAAAGAPQADLVASLSESEKRVALLAVHGHTNREIAQKLYITVSTVEQHLTRVYRKLEIPGRQALPVDFHLGVAEFI from the coding sequence ATGGTTTTGTTCCGTCGGGCGGAGGAAGTCTCTCTTCTGGAAAAGCTGATCGAAGGCTGCGGAGAAGGGAATTCCGGATTAATTCTTGTCGAGGGTGCGGTCGGCTGCGGGAAGAGTGAATTCCTGGAGACCGTCGCCGTGAATGCGGAGAAACGCGGCGCTCTCGTGCTGCGCGGTATGGGCACCGCCGACGAAAGGCGGCACCCGCTCGGAGTGCTGCGCCAGCTGACCGCCGACGCCCCGGCCGGTGCGCTGCCGGCGCTCCCGTCCTCGCCCGCCGAGGCGGGCCGGGTCGGAGCCATGCGGGAGTTCGCCTCGGCCGTGCGCGAGCTGAGCACCACCGCACCGGTGGTCATCTGCGTGGACGACCTGCACCACGTCGACGAGCTCTCCGGCCGCTATCTGCTGCACCTCACCCGGGGCACCCGGCAGGCCAAGGTGCTGCTCGTGGTCACCGAGTCCGTCCACGAGCACGGGGACGACCCGCTGCTGCGCACCGAACTGCTGCGGCTGCCCCACTTCGTACGGCTGCGGCTGGAGCGCTTCACGCACGAGGCGGTCCGGGCGATGCTGCCCGAGCGCCCCGAGGGCGAGACCGCCCGGCTGCACCGGGCGAGCGGCGGCAATCCGCTGCTGCTCCGGGCCCTGCTCCAGGACCCGGCGGCCCGGCCCGGGGAGGCCTATGCCCAGGCCGTACGCGCCTGTCTGCACCGCTGCGGACCGGCCACCGGGGAGCTGACCGGGGCCATCGCCGTACTCGACTCCCTGGCCACGGCCTCCTTCACGGCCCGGCTCTCCGGTGCCACGGAGACCGCCGCCGCCCGGGCGCTCACCGCCCTCGCCGCCGCCGGCCTGCTCACCGCCGGGCCCGGCGGGGGCTTCTGCCACCCGGCCGCGCGGGACGCCGTGCTCGAAGGGATGGAGCCGGACGCCCGCCGGGCGCTGCACCGGGAGGCCGCCCTGCTGGCCCGGGCCCACGGCGCCCCCGACACCACCGTCGCGGCCCAGCTCCTCGCCGCACACCACACCGACGAGGACTGGGCCCTGCCCGTCCTGCGCTCGGCGGCCGACCAGCACGCGGCCGACGGCGCGCTCGACGAGGCCACCGCCCTGCTGCGGTTCGCCCGCGAGGGGTGCCCGGACGAGACCTGCCGCGCCGAGGTGAGCGTCCGGCTCAGCGTCGTCACCGGGCGCACCGACCCGGCCGCCGCCGAACGCCGGCTGGCCGAACCGCTGGCCGCCCTCGCCGCCGGCCGGCTGGAGCCGCGCGCGCTGGGACCGCTCGCCCGGGCCCTGGCCGCGCAGGGCCGCATCGACGAGTCGACCGAGGTGCTGGAACGGCTCGCGGCCGGCGAGGGCCGCCACCCCGGCGCCGAGCGCCGGCACGGGGACATCCCCGGCGACGACCCGCTCGACGGCCTCTCGGCGTTCCCGCAGTGGGGGGCCACCGGCCGCCGCTGCGCGCCCGTCGAGCCCGGCGGGCACCCGGTGGGCCGCGCCGTGCGCGGGGCCGTCCACCCCGCCGCGCTGTGGGCGCTGCCCGCCGAGGCGGAGGAGGGGGCCGCCGCGCAGGCCGCCGAACTCTTCCTGCGCGGGGCCACCCTGGCCGAGGGCATGGTGGAGCCGACCGTGCAGGCCCTGCGCACCCTGCTGTACCTGGACGGTGCCGAGCGGGCGCTGCCCTGGTGCGAGGCGTTCGCGGACCAGGCGGCGGCGCGCCGCGCCACCGGCTGGCAGACCGCCTTCGCCGGGCTGCTGGCCGAGGCCCGGCTGCGGCTGGGCGATCTCACCGGCGCGGTCGCCACGGCCGAGTCCGCCCTGTGCGCGGCGCCCGCCCGGGGCGGCGTCCAGCTGTGCGCCGTCACCGCGACCCTGGTGCGGGCGTACACCGCGATGGGCCGGCCCGAGGCGGCGGCCGCCGTCCTGAGCCGCCCGGTCCCCGCCCAGCTCACGGGCAGCATCCACGGTCTGGCGTATCTGCGGGCCCGGGGGCACTACGCCCTGGCGACCAGCCGCTTCCACGCGGCCCTCGGGGACTTCCTCGACATCGGCCGCCATATGAAGCGGTGGGGTCTGGACCGGCCGAGGGTGCTGCCGTGGCGGGCGGACGCGGCGGAGGCGCTGTTCCGGCTGGGTGAGACCCATCAGGCCGACCGCTTCCTCGCCGACCAGCTCACCACCCGGGACGCCAACGACCCCTGGGTGCGCGGGATGTCGCTGCGGCTGCGGGCGTCCCTGCGCGAGCCGAAGGAGCGGCAGGCGATGCTCACCAAGGCGGTGGACGACCTGCACCGCTCCGGCGACCAGTACGAACTGGCGCGGGCGATGGGCGACTTCGGCCAGGTCCTGCGGGTCCTGGGCGAACCCGCGCGGGCGGCCATGGTCAACCGCAGGGCCTGGCACGTGGCGAAGGAGTGCGGGGCCGATGCGCTGTGCGTGACGATCCTGCCCGGCCACACCGGCGAGGCCCCTGAGGCGGCCGCGGCGGCGGGGGCCCCGCAGGCCGATCTCGTGGCGAGCCTCAGCGAGTCGGAGAAGCGGGTCGCGCTGCTGGCCGTGCACGGCCACACCAACCGGGAGATCGCGCAGAAGCTGTACATCACGGTGAGCACGGTGGAGCAGCACCTCACCCGCGTCTACCGCAAGCTGGAGATCCCGGGCCGCCAGGCCCTCCCGGTCGACTTCCACCTGGGGGTCGCCGAGTTCATCTGA
- a CDS encoding metallophosphoesterase, with translation MAHGNLMGISDLHVAFPENRRIVAELYPDSPADWLIVAGDVGESPDDLRWVLDLLTRRYATVIWAPGNHDLWTLREDPVPLRGDARYRRLVEICRSYGVHTPEDPYPVWSGPGGPLVVAPLFLLYDYTFRTPTAATREQALEQAYEAGVVCTDEFLLHPDPYPSREAWCRARVAATEERLAACDPELRTVLVNHFPLVRTPTRILRHPEFAQWCGTELTADWHTRFRAAAVVYGHLHIPRTTWYDGVRFEEVSVGYPRERRHQGRATVAPRRIFPAAAGDC, from the coding sequence ATGGCGCACGGAAACCTCATGGGCATCAGCGACCTCCACGTCGCATTCCCGGAGAACCGCCGGATCGTGGCGGAGCTGTATCCCGACAGTCCCGCCGACTGGCTGATCGTGGCCGGTGACGTAGGGGAGTCGCCCGACGATCTGCGGTGGGTGCTCGATTTGCTGACGCGGCGTTATGCCACCGTGATCTGGGCGCCGGGAAACCATGATCTGTGGACTCTTCGCGAAGATCCCGTGCCCCTGCGTGGAGACGCGCGCTACCGGCGATTGGTCGAAATCTGTCGGTCGTACGGCGTGCACACCCCGGAGGACCCGTACCCCGTCTGGTCGGGACCGGGTGGCCCGCTGGTCGTGGCCCCGCTCTTCCTGCTGTACGACTACACCTTCCGCACACCCACCGCCGCCACCCGGGAGCAGGCGCTGGAACAGGCCTACGAGGCCGGCGTCGTGTGCACCGACGAGTTCCTGCTGCACCCCGACCCCTACCCCTCGCGCGAGGCCTGGTGCCGGGCCAGGGTCGCCGCCACCGAAGAGCGCCTGGCGGCCTGCGACCCCGAGCTGCGCACCGTGCTGGTCAACCACTTCCCGCTGGTCCGCACGCCCACCCGGATCCTGCGGCACCCCGAGTTCGCCCAGTGGTGCGGGACCGAGCTCACCGCCGACTGGCACACCCGCTTCCGGGCCGCCGCGGTCGTCTACGGCCATCTGCACATCCCGCGCACCACGTGGTACGACGGTGTGCGCTTCGAGGAGGTCTCCGTCGGCTACCCGCGCGAGCGGCGCCACCAGGGGCGCGCCACGGTCGCCCCGCGCCGCATCTTCCCGGCCGCCGCCGGGGATTGCTGA
- a CDS encoding 4'-phosphopantetheinyl transferase superfamily protein: MLTQLLPSNVATAEATADPADVFLFPEEESLIRNAVAKRRLEFGTVRWCARRAMGALGVAPAPVLPGRRGVPQWAPSVVGSMTHCAGFRGVALARTRDFLAVGIDAEPNAPLAAGVLESIALPQELRRTRELAWSAPEIAWDRLLFSIKESVYKTWFPLTGQELDFTDALVSVDAAQETFHARLIPGPEGLSPAGPTVFSGRWSARDGVLLSAIAVPARRPAPAPVHSDAPRLSGAGSMG; the protein is encoded by the coding sequence GTGCTCACCCAGCTCCTGCCTTCGAACGTCGCCACCGCCGAGGCCACCGCCGACCCGGCCGATGTGTTCCTCTTCCCGGAGGAGGAGTCCCTGATCCGCAATGCCGTCGCCAAGCGCCGGCTGGAGTTCGGCACGGTGCGGTGGTGCGCCCGGCGCGCGATGGGGGCGCTGGGGGTGGCACCGGCCCCGGTGCTGCCGGGCCGGCGCGGGGTCCCGCAGTGGGCGCCCTCGGTGGTGGGGTCGATGACGCACTGCGCGGGATTCCGCGGGGTGGCGCTCGCCCGGACGCGGGACTTCCTCGCGGTGGGGATCGACGCGGAACCAAACGCTCCGCTCGCGGCCGGCGTACTGGAGTCGATCGCCCTGCCGCAGGAGCTGCGCCGGACCCGTGAACTGGCCTGGTCGGCCCCGGAGATCGCCTGGGACCGGCTGCTGTTCAGCATCAAGGAGTCGGTCTACAAGACCTGGTTCCCGCTGACCGGCCAGGAGCTGGACTTCACCGACGCGCTGGTGAGCGTGGACGCCGCGCAGGAGACCTTCCACGCCCGGCTGATCCCGGGGCCCGAAGGGCTCTCCCCGGCGGGGCCCACGGTGTTCAGCGGCCGCTGGTCCGCGCGCGACGGGGTGCTGCTGAGCGCCATCGCGGTGCCCGCCCGGCGGCCGGCGCCCGCCCCCGTACACAGCGATGCCCCCCGCCTGTCCGGCGCGGGGAGCATGGGCTGA
- a CDS encoding LuxR C-terminal-related transcriptional regulator yields the protein MSAAAYGLAVECGRFDRERIAKDLSLSHDEIARVESVLSGVRLLQSVPGHSHQLTPVTPDAAAASLVGPAERQIRDLQQAVTEVRAKLMSLTPLYFEGRRVRNHLEAFDVISDPSRIQALLDHLGQNCKSELITVQPGGARRADILADARESALSILGRGVRIRTIYQHTARNDLPTRSYVRDVTVQGAEVRTADEVIDRLIIYDREVAFLPERSAQAGSTPGAAVVREPTLVAFLCSVFEYLWEGASPYVVESQRPPASTDELKWSIIRLMTKGYKDEMVARRLGMSVRTCRRHIAEITEQLEATSRFQAGYNAARQEMLPDDTTQSF from the coding sequence GTGAGCGCTGCGGCATACGGACTGGCCGTCGAGTGCGGCCGCTTCGATCGGGAGCGGATTGCCAAGGACCTGTCGCTCTCGCACGACGAGATCGCCCGTGTCGAGAGCGTGCTGTCCGGTGTCCGGCTGCTCCAGTCGGTGCCCGGACACTCCCACCAGTTGACCCCCGTCACCCCCGACGCGGCGGCCGCGTCCCTGGTGGGACCGGCCGAGCGGCAGATCCGCGACCTCCAGCAGGCGGTCACCGAGGTCCGCGCCAAGCTGATGTCGCTGACCCCCCTCTACTTCGAGGGCCGGCGGGTCCGCAATCACCTCGAGGCGTTCGACGTCATCAGCGATCCGTCCCGTATTCAGGCCCTGCTCGACCACCTGGGCCAGAACTGCAAGAGCGAGCTGATCACCGTTCAGCCGGGGGGCGCGCGGCGGGCGGACATCCTCGCGGACGCCCGGGAAAGCGCCCTGTCGATTCTCGGCCGGGGTGTCCGGATCCGGACCATCTATCAGCACACCGCGCGCAACGACCTGCCCACCCGGTCGTACGTCCGCGATGTCACGGTGCAGGGCGCGGAGGTCCGTACCGCCGACGAAGTCATCGACCGGCTGATCATCTACGACAGGGAGGTGGCCTTCCTCCCGGAGCGTTCCGCGCAGGCCGGCAGCACCCCGGGCGCCGCGGTCGTGCGCGAGCCCACGCTCGTGGCGTTCCTGTGCTCCGTCTTCGAGTACCTGTGGGAGGGCGCGTCCCCGTACGTCGTGGAGTCCCAGCGGCCCCCCGCCTCCACGGACGAGCTGAAGTGGTCGATCATCCGGCTGATGACCAAGGGCTACAAGGACGAGATGGTCGCCCGCAGGCTCGGCATGTCCGTGCGCACCTGCCGGCGCCACATCGCGGAGATCACCGAGCAGTTGGAGGCCACCAGCCGCTTCCAGGCGGGGTACAACGCGGCGCGCCAGGAGATGCTGCCCGACGACACGACGCAGTCCTTCTGA
- a CDS encoding 4'-phosphopantetheinyl transferase superfamily protein translates to MTAPGSVTLGSPLGEPVAVVPGGDSWDRVREDLATHGSALAYAWLKDLEPEVPSGDGLRELLGRDWTRYLDLTHADVRGRYVASRMLLKHAAGAVLASEPADLELAYGPTGRPYLRGCDQIDISLSHTEDLLLVGLTTCGLIGVDAERADRDMYGGGLVRHICTPYEAVLLSGMPEKERNGALVRLWTLKEAYSKAIGQGMQFRFTEFGFGPDGRPVRVQRPDGTAGTGEEWTFRTFPVADGYVVSAAVYDAGFGRLQDAHVTTMLDQDCVDAITEALDSDTDP, encoded by the coding sequence ATGACCGCCCCGGGCAGCGTCACGCTCGGTTCACCGCTCGGTGAGCCCGTCGCCGTGGTTCCCGGAGGGGATTCGTGGGACAGAGTCAGAGAGGACCTCGCCACCCACGGGAGCGCGCTGGCCTACGCCTGGCTCAAGGACCTGGAGCCTGAGGTGCCGTCCGGTGACGGTCTGCGCGAGCTGCTGGGACGCGACTGGACGCGCTATCTCGACCTCACCCACGCCGATGTGCGCGGCCGTTACGTCGCCTCGCGGATGCTCCTCAAGCACGCCGCCGGGGCCGTGCTCGCCAGTGAACCGGCCGATCTGGAGCTGGCGTACGGCCCGACCGGGCGCCCGTACCTGCGCGGCTGCGACCAGATCGACATCAGCCTCAGCCACACCGAGGACCTCTTGCTCGTCGGGCTGACCACCTGCGGGCTGATCGGGGTGGACGCCGAGCGCGCCGACCGCGACATGTACGGCGGCGGACTCGTCCGGCACATCTGCACCCCGTACGAGGCGGTCCTGCTCTCCGGCATGCCGGAGAAGGAGCGCAACGGCGCCCTGGTGCGGCTGTGGACGCTCAAGGAGGCGTACAGCAAGGCGATCGGGCAGGGCATGCAGTTCCGCTTCACCGAGTTCGGCTTCGGCCCGGACGGCCGGCCCGTCCGGGTGCAGCGCCCGGACGGCACGGCGGGCACGGGTGAGGAGTGGACCTTCCGTACGTTCCCCGTGGCCGACGGCTATGTGGTCAGCGCGGCGGTGTACGACGCGGGGTTCGGCAGGCTCCAGGACGCCCATGTCACCACGATGCTCGACCAGGACTGCGTGGACGCGATCACCGAGGCCCTCGACTCGGACACCGACCCGTGA
- a CDS encoding phosphopantetheine-binding protein, with product MSPVDPDGPDAFLRTVGDDLGLDVEGPAGADTALADLPGWDSLNLLRLVALLEESGHRVPVHRLLEARSLRDIHTLVKEYG from the coding sequence ATGAGCCCCGTTGATCCCGACGGCCCGGACGCGTTCCTGCGGACCGTGGGCGACGATCTCGGCCTGGATGTCGAGGGGCCCGCCGGAGCGGACACCGCGCTCGCGGACCTGCCCGGCTGGGACTCGCTGAATCTGCTCCGGCTGGTGGCCCTCCTGGAGGAGTCCGGCCACCGCGTACCGGTGCACCGTCTGCTGGAGGCGCGGAGCCTCCGGGACATTCACACCCTTGTGAAGGAGTACGGATGA
- a CDS encoding HAD-IIIC family phosphatase — translation MTTALDRLRDLRGRGLLEKAYDRVAGVLAQEEADGGAPDAAAAGRLLGGVDRAAVLTHHPAIPVVTVAVTGQSTVGQVLDPLRGELARHGMLLHAVLGEHGTYLRDLTDPGGELHRAAPDLTLCLLDAETLFAQVPGVWRPEDVAEAARDVLARCAALAGAAPGTLVLNTLPLPRTALHQLVDHRSRARLGAVWREFNARLLRLTERFPALVVIDLEPLIGEGGPVTDDRLARYAKVRLGADLLARYAREVGHLARALRGATRKCLVLDLDHTLWDGVLGEDGPDGIAAAGTLRGEAFGAFQKCVKQLASQGVLLAVSSKNDQEPVERVLADHPDFVLRERDFVAVRANWEPKDGNLADIARQLDLGTDALVFADDSPAERAQVRHGLPGVAVVPLGEDPATHVARLLADGWFDTMSLTEEDRARTGEYRARRERRELHAGAGSQEEFLRALDLRLEVGPPRPHEFARISQLTLRTNQFNLAGGGHPEAVLSALAADPGRLLLAARSGDRFGDNGLTGAALLTADEGRWHLDNLWLSCRVLGRGIEQAFLAVLLSRARRLGLNTVSARYVPTVRNHRARDFYPSCGFVARDLPDREADGDGAAVEFHHDLTVLPDIPAHVRVTESGRRPDEPR, via the coding sequence ATGACCACGGCCCTGGACCGGCTGCGCGACCTGCGCGGCAGAGGTCTGCTGGAGAAGGCGTACGACCGGGTCGCGGGGGTGCTCGCGCAGGAGGAGGCGGACGGCGGGGCGCCGGACGCGGCGGCCGCCGGCCGGCTGCTCGGCGGCGTCGACCGCGCCGCCGTGCTGACCCACCACCCGGCGATCCCGGTCGTCACGGTGGCCGTCACCGGCCAGTCCACGGTGGGCCAGGTGCTCGACCCGCTCCGGGGCGAACTGGCCCGCCACGGCATGCTCCTGCACGCGGTGCTCGGCGAGCACGGCACGTATCTGCGCGACCTGACCGACCCCGGGGGGGAACTCCACCGGGCCGCCCCCGACCTCACCCTGTGCCTGCTGGACGCCGAAACGCTGTTCGCCCAGGTGCCCGGGGTGTGGCGGCCCGAGGACGTGGCGGAGGCGGCGCGGGACGTGCTCGCCCGGTGCGCCGCGCTGGCCGGCGCGGCTCCCGGCACCCTGGTGCTCAACACCCTGCCGCTGCCCCGGACCGCCCTCCACCAGCTCGTCGACCACCGCTCGCGGGCCCGGCTGGGCGCGGTATGGCGTGAGTTCAACGCCCGGCTGCTGCGGCTCACCGAGCGGTTCCCCGCCCTGGTGGTGATCGACCTGGAGCCGCTGATCGGTGAGGGCGGGCCGGTCACCGACGACCGGCTGGCCCGGTACGCCAAGGTGCGGCTCGGCGCGGACCTCCTCGCCCGCTACGCCCGCGAGGTCGGCCATCTCGCCCGCGCCCTGCGCGGCGCGACCCGCAAGTGCCTGGTGCTCGACCTCGACCACACCCTGTGGGACGGCGTGCTGGGCGAGGACGGCCCCGACGGCATCGCCGCGGCCGGCACCCTGCGCGGGGAGGCCTTCGGCGCCTTCCAGAAGTGCGTGAAACAGCTCGCATCCCAGGGCGTGCTGCTCGCCGTGAGCAGCAAGAACGACCAGGAGCCGGTGGAACGGGTGCTCGCGGACCACCCCGATTTCGTCCTGCGGGAAAGGGACTTCGTCGCCGTCCGGGCCAACTGGGAACCCAAGGACGGAAATCTCGCGGACATCGCCCGGCAGCTGGACCTGGGCACCGACGCCCTCGTCTTCGCCGACGACTCACCGGCCGAGCGCGCCCAGGTGCGCCACGGCCTGCCCGGGGTCGCCGTCGTCCCGCTCGGCGAGGACCCCGCGACGCATGTGGCGCGGCTGCTGGCGGACGGCTGGTTCGACACGATGAGCCTGACCGAGGAGGACCGGGCCAGGACCGGTGAGTACCGGGCCCGACGGGAGCGTCGGGAGCTGCACGCCGGCGCGGGCTCGCAGGAGGAGTTCCTGCGGGCCCTGGACCTGCGCCTGGAGGTCGGCCCGCCCCGCCCGCACGAATTCGCCCGGATCTCCCAGCTGACCCTGCGGACCAACCAGTTCAACCTGGCCGGGGGCGGTCACCCCGAGGCCGTGCTGAGTGCGCTGGCCGCCGACCCGGGGCGCCTGCTGCTGGCGGCCCGCAGCGGGGACCGGTTCGGTGACAACGGGCTGACCGGGGCCGCGCTGCTCACCGCGGACGAGGGGCGCTGGCACCTGGACAACCTGTGGCTGAGCTGCCGGGTGCTCGGTCGTGGCATCGAACAGGCCTTCCTCGCCGTACTGTTGAGTAGGGCCCGGCGCCTCGGACTGAACACAGTGAGCGCCCGCTACGTACCCACCGTACGCAACCACCGGGCCAGGGACTTCTACCCGTCCTGCGGGTTCGTCGCCCGTGATCTCCCGGACCGGGAGGCGGACGGGGACGGAGCAGCCGTCGAGTTCCACCACGACCTGACGGTGCTCCCGGACATCCCGGCCCATGTCCGCGTCACCGAGTCCGGAAGGCGGCCCGATGAGCCCCGTTGA
- a CDS encoding 3-oxoacyl-ACP synthase III family protein, with translation MTAAVHIAATGTALPGDPVDNTALGAMLGVGKEWIDLFVGTRTRHFGWDPVTGEVRGSLADLCAEAAAQAVRASGLDLADIEFLVLATATPDTLLPTTATDVADRLGLDHLPVYQLQAGCSGAVQALDLGRSLVLGGRRAGLIIGGDVTHRFLSPRRDAARIPTEELVNYVLFGDGAGAAVLTDEPEGERIAVRAVLNSWTGRGRAPGQLIDWYGTTDRDSDRPMLAEDYKAIEEQVPPIAAEILWELLGGLGWGLDDVGFLLPPQLSERMTARIVERLPAGAAQQISCVADTGNTGNALPFLQLDRLLPRFSVGERALGLCVESSRWIRAGFALEKV, from the coding sequence ATGACGGCCGCCGTCCATATCGCCGCGACCGGCACCGCGCTGCCCGGCGACCCGGTGGACAACACCGCGCTCGGCGCGATGCTGGGCGTCGGCAAGGAGTGGATCGACCTCTTCGTCGGCACCAGGACCCGGCACTTCGGCTGGGACCCGGTCACCGGCGAGGTCCGCGGCTCCCTCGCCGATCTGTGCGCCGAGGCCGCGGCGCAGGCCGTCCGCGCCTCCGGGCTGGACCTCGCGGACATCGAGTTCCTGGTGCTCGCGACCGCCACCCCCGACACCCTCCTGCCGACCACCGCGACCGATGTCGCCGACCGGCTCGGCCTCGACCATCTGCCCGTCTACCAGCTCCAGGCGGGCTGTTCCGGCGCCGTCCAGGCGCTCGACCTCGGCCGCAGCCTGGTCCTCGGCGGCCGCCGGGCCGGGCTGATCATCGGGGGCGACGTCACGCACCGCTTCCTCTCGCCCCGCCGGGACGCGGCCCGCATCCCCACCGAGGAGCTGGTCAACTACGTGCTGTTCGGGGACGGGGCCGGGGCCGCCGTCCTCACCGACGAACCGGAGGGCGAGCGGATCGCCGTCCGGGCGGTGCTGAACTCCTGGACCGGGCGCGGCCGGGCGCCCGGCCAGCTCATCGACTGGTACGGCACGACCGACCGGGACTCGGACCGGCCGATGCTCGCGGAGGACTACAAGGCGATCGAGGAGCAGGTGCCCCCGATCGCGGCGGAGATCCTGTGGGAGCTGCTCGGCGGCCTCGGCTGGGGGCTCGACGACGTCGGCTTCCTGCTGCCGCCCCAGCTCTCTGAGCGGATGACCGCGCGGATCGTGGAACGGCTGCCGGCCGGCGCCGCCCAGCAGATCTCCTGTGTCGCCGACACCGGCAACACGGGCAACGCCCTGCCGTTCCTCCAGCTCGACCGGCTGCTGCCCCGGTTCTCGGTGGGGGAGCGGGCGCTCGGCCTGTGTGTGGAGTCCAGCCGGTGGATCAGAGCCGGGTTCGCCCTGGAGAAGGTGTGA